From the genome of Streptacidiphilus rugosus AM-16, one region includes:
- a CDS encoding SagB family peptide dehydrogenase, with the protein MTGRGGGLGGGAGRDFWRVSLEDLAEAMETRQSEYGNPDEPLKFKIYRGRPRRPLTTRIPSGLDPVDALDERALSTLLHYGYGISRQEFDTNGTWPYHRMVASARCLFGVQLYLCLPEGVYHYDAPHHALVQLREGDHRELLTRATGTAGPTPEAVFVLSGLFAKTAYIYRDYAYRLCTQEAGLLAGNLDLVAGAMGLRVRTHHQFLDEPVGRLLGLDGDEEPPLLVLPLHLSGAPTDADAWPSRRPVAETATALAATIEAIEPQVVPSGLRVAQACPTLTEVNRASLRTDTATFATAEPAVPADSGAAARPLPATELRGPGLAEVLRARDSGPGIFRPLASEVDGVDLWTRLAGIRAGVVTDSVPPGAPAPLEVYLTVGELTGIPAGAYRLDHASGALHPVVRADGVEQDPVTAIERVTIPGPVFTHLNAIVHLVADRDWAFDTFGDRGYRVINQEAGLLAHRVCVAAAAQGMSGRVVNAYHAEGVRAALGLTERRHTPVFQILLARTGPGGRVIVPVEPEAVE; encoded by the coding sequence GTGACCGGGCGCGGCGGCGGCCTCGGCGGCGGCGCCGGCAGGGACTTCTGGCGGGTCAGCCTGGAGGACCTCGCCGAGGCGATGGAGACCAGGCAGTCCGAGTACGGCAACCCTGACGAGCCGCTGAAGTTCAAGATCTACCGGGGGCGGCCGCGCCGTCCGCTGACGACCAGGATCCCGTCCGGCCTCGACCCGGTCGACGCCCTGGACGAGCGGGCGCTGTCGACGCTGCTCCACTACGGCTACGGCATCTCCCGGCAGGAGTTCGACACCAACGGGACCTGGCCCTACCACCGGATGGTCGCCTCGGCCCGCTGCCTGTTCGGGGTCCAGCTCTACCTCTGCCTGCCCGAGGGCGTGTACCACTACGACGCCCCGCACCACGCGCTGGTGCAGCTGCGGGAGGGCGACCACCGCGAACTCCTCACGCGGGCGACGGGGACGGCCGGTCCGACGCCCGAGGCCGTGTTCGTGCTGTCCGGTCTCTTCGCCAAGACCGCCTACATCTACCGGGACTACGCCTACCGGCTGTGCACGCAGGAGGCCGGGCTGCTGGCCGGGAACCTGGACCTGGTGGCCGGCGCCATGGGCCTGCGGGTGCGGACGCACCATCAGTTCCTGGACGAGCCGGTCGGCAGGCTGCTCGGACTCGACGGCGACGAGGAGCCCCCGCTGCTGGTGCTGCCGCTGCACCTCTCCGGGGCCCCGACCGACGCCGACGCCTGGCCCTCGCGTCGGCCGGTCGCGGAGACGGCGACGGCGCTGGCGGCGACCATCGAGGCGATCGAGCCGCAGGTCGTCCCGAGCGGGCTGCGCGTCGCGCAGGCCTGCCCCACGCTGACCGAGGTCAACCGGGCCTCCCTGCGCACCGACACCGCGACTTTCGCGACGGCCGAACCGGCCGTGCCCGCCGACTCCGGCGCGGCCGCGCGTCCGCTGCCCGCGACCGAGCTCCGCGGGCCGGGCCTGGCCGAGGTGCTGCGGGCCAGAGACTCCGGGCCGGGGATCTTCCGTCCGCTGGCCTCGGAGGTCGACGGCGTCGACCTGTGGACACGGCTGGCCGGGATCAGGGCCGGGGTCGTCACCGACTCGGTCCCGCCCGGGGCGCCCGCCCCGCTGGAGGTCTACCTGACCGTCGGCGAGCTCACCGGCATCCCGGCCGGGGCCTACCGGCTCGACCACGCGAGCGGCGCGCTGCACCCGGTGGTGCGCGCGGACGGCGTCGAGCAGGACCCCGTCACCGCGATCGAGCGCGTCACCATCCCCGGGCCGGTCTTCACGCACCTGAACGCGATCGTCCACCTGGTCGCGGACCGCGACTGGGCCTTCGACACCTTCGGCGACCGCGGCTACCGCGTGATCAACCAGGAGGCCGGGCTGCTCGCGCACCGCGTCTGCGTGGCCGCGGCGGCCCAGGGCATGTCCGGCCGCGTCGTCAACGCGTACCACGCCGAGGGGGTCCGCGCGGCCCTCGGTCTGACCGAGCGGCGCCACACCCCGGTCTTCCAGATCCTGCTGGCCAGGACGGGACCGGGCGGACGAGTGATCGTGCCCGTCGAGCCGGAGGCGGTGGAGTGA
- a CDS encoding lantibiotic dehydratase, translating to MESLREAEPGAALYGLGPAAVVRFAGSPVAVLEGLRCARSWDLAGRLVRLTGEIAAASGALSDLLHSAIGAAGDGEPKAGLVAVRRAVHRGRRVDPARLADLPAELAAPLRQWSALLAERDRLQTELPQQLEQDWTASCLALRDAARLPDFQLGLVHANPDMFLALHKWLAAGRAPQRQNILRLAQYLARSAAKTSPYSTFTSSGLAAWSRSGELVELSGRPAEGRFAAATGTEVSIGSLHRIARAVSERPEVVGGCLIRINPSVTVSDDTLVFLGRRPVEHVHSLALSPTLRRVLEVTTEGTTLDDLRGALQAQATDARQADVFLRRLVTLGVLELVPPLADQTADPVAELRSWLRQLGQPGLERLDRTLHGVQEALSEYPTIASPGDRVAVRDAVVRGLDTALREAGDHAHLTSPGLAKEFARYSFYENAVHPGTAAVLGSERWRPLLDDLDAVRTLLGLVGPDLPAKLTLSRLFQDRYPARAEVPLLVFYRDVLARQQSPADAGPDAGPDDAEDPLRELRRLRAEAKRLLGERAPDRDGVVRVDPEEVRRLAKGWPSWVRTPTSVAVYCQLADAEQGPELVVNTVTCGFGRGRNRVRQILDGLDLRADAPAEPGLAAGRDDLLFAEFEAVARSAVNVRKPGVGLVVDYPGVRSLREPGELLPVNDLYVRHGGDGLLHLVSRRLGRRICPVHPGLGDRLLPPTARFMVEAFGESNTWFGAHTELRMTSDPRADDGVRHLPRLMVGKVVLRRAMWLTRADRLPRRADAATDAAWMLRTAAWLAEHGIPERCFVTVLDPATLAQGGKGQGPGNDIKPNYVDFASMLLLLGLERRLAEPNAIVQISEMAPDPGRIRGERVAEYIVELNEPGVTYV from the coding sequence ATGGAGAGTCTGCGAGAGGCAGAGCCGGGAGCGGCGCTGTACGGGCTGGGGCCGGCGGCCGTGGTCAGGTTCGCCGGAAGCCCGGTCGCCGTGCTCGAAGGCCTGCGCTGTGCGCGGAGCTGGGACCTCGCCGGGCGACTGGTGCGGCTCACGGGGGAGATCGCCGCGGCGAGCGGCGCGCTGTCGGACCTGCTGCACTCGGCGATCGGCGCCGCGGGCGACGGCGAACCGAAGGCCGGGCTGGTCGCGGTGCGCCGGGCCGTGCACCGAGGCCGTCGGGTCGATCCCGCCAGGCTGGCGGACCTGCCCGCCGAGCTCGCCGCCCCGTTGCGGCAGTGGTCCGCGCTGCTCGCCGAACGCGACCGGCTGCAGACGGAGTTGCCGCAGCAGCTGGAACAGGACTGGACGGCGAGCTGCCTCGCGCTGCGCGACGCGGCGCGGCTGCCCGACTTCCAGCTGGGGCTGGTGCACGCGAATCCCGACATGTTCCTGGCGCTGCACAAGTGGCTGGCCGCCGGACGCGCGCCGCAACGCCAGAACATCCTGCGGCTGGCCCAGTACCTGGCCCGCTCCGCCGCGAAGACCAGCCCCTACTCGACCTTCACCAGCAGCGGACTGGCCGCCTGGAGCCGGTCGGGGGAGCTCGTCGAGCTGTCCGGCCGACCGGCCGAGGGCCGGTTCGCCGCGGCGACAGGGACGGAGGTCAGCATCGGCTCGCTGCACCGGATCGCCCGCGCGGTGAGCGAGCGGCCCGAGGTCGTCGGCGGCTGTCTGATCCGGATCAATCCGAGCGTCACGGTGTCCGACGACACCCTGGTCTTCCTCGGCCGCCGCCCGGTCGAGCACGTCCACAGCCTCGCGCTGTCTCCGACGCTGCGCCGGGTGCTGGAGGTGACCACGGAAGGGACCACGCTGGACGACCTGCGCGGCGCCCTGCAGGCGCAGGCCACCGACGCCCGCCAGGCCGACGTGTTCCTGCGCCGTCTGGTGACGCTGGGCGTGCTGGAGCTGGTTCCGCCGCTGGCCGACCAGACCGCCGACCCGGTCGCCGAACTGCGGTCCTGGCTGCGCCAGTTGGGGCAGCCCGGGCTGGAGCGGCTGGACCGGACGCTGCACGGGGTGCAGGAGGCGCTGTCGGAGTACCCCACCATCGCCTCCCCGGGCGACCGGGTCGCCGTCCGCGACGCCGTGGTCCGCGGCCTGGACACGGCGCTGCGCGAGGCGGGCGACCACGCCCATCTGACCAGTCCCGGGCTGGCCAAGGAGTTCGCCCGGTACAGCTTCTACGAGAACGCGGTCCACCCCGGCACCGCCGCGGTACTGGGGTCGGAGCGGTGGCGGCCACTGCTGGACGACCTGGACGCGGTCCGCACCCTGCTCGGGCTGGTCGGACCCGACCTGCCCGCCAAGCTGACCCTGAGCCGGCTCTTCCAGGACCGCTATCCGGCTCGTGCCGAGGTGCCGCTGCTGGTGTTCTACCGTGACGTCCTCGCCCGGCAGCAGAGCCCCGCGGACGCCGGGCCGGACGCCGGACCGGACGACGCCGAGGACCCGCTGCGCGAGCTGCGGCGGCTGCGCGCCGAGGCCAAACGGCTGCTGGGCGAGCGCGCGCCGGACCGGGACGGGGTGGTCAGGGTCGACCCCGAGGAGGTGCGCAGGCTGGCCAAGGGCTGGCCGAGCTGGGTGCGCACCCCCACCTCCGTCGCCGTCTACTGTCAGCTCGCCGACGCCGAGCAGGGCCCAGAGCTGGTGGTCAACACCGTCACCTGCGGTTTCGGGCGCGGTCGCAACCGGGTGCGGCAGATCCTCGACGGCCTCGACCTGCGCGCCGACGCGCCCGCCGAGCCCGGACTGGCCGCGGGCCGCGACGATCTGCTGTTCGCCGAGTTCGAGGCCGTGGCGAGGTCCGCGGTCAACGTCAGGAAGCCGGGCGTCGGCCTGGTCGTCGACTACCCGGGCGTCCGCAGCCTGCGCGAGCCCGGCGAGCTGCTGCCGGTCAACGACCTGTACGTGCGGCACGGCGGCGACGGCCTGCTGCACCTGGTCTCGCGGCGGCTCGGCCGACGGATCTGCCCGGTCCACCCCGGTCTCGGCGACCGGCTGCTGCCACCCACGGCACGGTTCATGGTCGAGGCCTTCGGCGAGTCCAACACCTGGTTCGGCGCCCACACCGAACTGCGGATGACCTCGGACCCGCGCGCCGACGACGGCGTGCGCCATCTGCCCCGGCTGATGGTGGGGAAGGTGGTGCTGCGCCGCGCCATGTGGCTGACCCGCGCGGACCGGCTGCCCCGCCGCGCCGACGCCGCCACCGACGCGGCATGGATGCTGCGGACCGCCGCATGGCTGGCCGAGCACGGCATTCCGGAGCGGTGCTTCGTCACCGTGCTCGACCCGGCCACCCTGGCCCAGGGCGGCAAGGGGCAGGGGCCCGGCAACGACATCAAGCCCAACTACGTGGACTTCGCGAGCATGCTGCTGCTGCTCGGGTTGGAACGCCGGCTCGCCGAGCCGAACGCGATCGTGCAGATCAGCGAGATGGCGCCGGACCCCGGCCGGATCCGCGGCGAGCGCGTCGCCGAGTACATCGTGGAACTCAACGAGCCCGGAGTCACCTATGTCTGA
- a CDS encoding lantibiotic dehydratase C-terminal domain-containing protein has protein sequence MSDISAAPAAPGAPAMAAMPEKPEAPARTWVSAHLFFHGDQDAVVVGVVRPAVERLRLAGQAEGFFFLRYWEGGPHVRLRVLTAPEQADRVRAVIEETAAEFFRTSPSESSMTPQEYADTAPGLAALERMAEYDPELHPDNSLAFVDYVPETEVFGSGRSLEAVERQLMATSALAVELIARGRKPGQRAMDAFAVLASNRTLFTGILPELAYQARFMVESGGQAGQLIGTPEFERHFDANKAQLRSTLESVWASTRGVALPDGSVASSWLASTRDLNDTLVELELLGRLDAYPGFEAPAEVLDHINHLVPQLIVERCAHLMCNRLGISLAQESHLRLLLTRTAFDLCAV, from the coding sequence ATGTCTGACATCTCTGCCGCGCCCGCCGCTCCCGGCGCACCGGCCATGGCCGCCATGCCGGAGAAGCCCGAGGCGCCCGCCCGGACCTGGGTCAGCGCCCACCTCTTCTTCCACGGCGACCAGGACGCCGTCGTCGTCGGGGTGGTCCGGCCTGCCGTGGAGCGGCTGCGCCTGGCCGGCCAGGCCGAGGGCTTCTTCTTCCTGCGCTACTGGGAGGGCGGTCCGCACGTCCGGCTGCGGGTGCTCACCGCCCCCGAACAGGCGGACCGGGTCCGGGCCGTGATCGAGGAGACGGCCGCGGAGTTCTTCCGCACCTCGCCGTCGGAGTCCTCGATGACACCGCAGGAGTACGCCGACACCGCCCCCGGCCTGGCCGCGCTGGAGCGGATGGCCGAATACGACCCGGAGCTGCACCCGGACAACTCGCTCGCGTTCGTCGACTACGTGCCGGAGACCGAGGTGTTCGGCTCGGGCCGCTCGCTCGAGGCGGTCGAACGGCAACTGATGGCGACCAGCGCGCTGGCGGTGGAGCTGATCGCGCGCGGCCGCAAGCCGGGACAGCGCGCCATGGACGCCTTCGCCGTGCTGGCCTCCAACCGCACGCTGTTCACCGGCATCCTTCCCGAACTCGCCTACCAGGCGCGGTTCATGGTGGAGAGCGGCGGTCAGGCGGGGCAGTTGATCGGCACGCCGGAGTTCGAGCGGCACTTCGACGCCAACAAGGCCCAGCTGCGCTCCACCCTGGAGTCGGTGTGGGCCTCCACCCGGGGCGTGGCGCTGCCCGACGGCTCGGTGGCGAGCAGTTGGCTGGCGAGCACCAGGGACCTCAACGACACCCTGGTCGAGCTGGAACTGCTGGGGCGGCTCGACGCCTATCCGGGCTTCGAGGCCCCGGCGGAGGTGCTCGACCACATCAACCACCTGGTGCCGCAGCTGATCGTGGAGCGCTGCGCGCACCTGATGTGCAACCGCCTCGGCATCAGCCTGGCCCAGGAGTCCCACCTGCGGCTGCTGCTGACCAGGACCGCGTTCGACCTGTGTGCGGTGTGA
- a CDS encoding nitroreductase family protein translates to MSDQVTRYQEDVHTPTEVADPKAFPPRVVKSYPGAPRHPLPWPPERAGHRLGRLLAELGGITRAQWLTPLDMLPFTDSFEAIPDDDPLQWLVTRRPTPSGGARYSAEWYVIAGPDSGVPTGVHYYDPARHDLVRLRSGDYLAQVSARPAATVLVHTNVFWRLAAKYGEMHYRLACLEAGIQVAQALAVTDGQGATARLCFPDADLTELLGLDPREEGVHALVELVPPTPRAVRGPSLAAFPKAHGAHAAVLEQSRPRPEPLPAPAGDGKRISLPLATPDLRAGTQTRHAAMRGFNGDPMSPGALAAVLTAYGQQARWDLPENLVEFYCVVADVTGVPSGAYRYLPEEHQLELVAEGDPRQRLREAALAALTQQGARTGNLWLLPVGDAEAAEARFGARWYRLQQAAAGAALHRACLAAAAVDVASRIHNDVLTHLLDQWFGLEGRRRTLLMAQLGTEHPAGPRPEFRLTW, encoded by the coding sequence GTGAGCGACCAGGTCACGCGCTACCAGGAGGACGTCCACACCCCCACCGAGGTGGCCGACCCGAAGGCGTTCCCGCCCCGCGTGGTCAAGAGCTACCCCGGTGCGCCGCGGCATCCGCTGCCCTGGCCGCCGGAGCGGGCCGGGCACCGGCTCGGCCGGCTGCTCGCCGAGCTCGGCGGCATCACCCGGGCACAGTGGCTGACCCCGCTGGACATGCTGCCCTTCACCGACAGCTTCGAGGCCATCCCTGACGACGACCCGCTGCAGTGGCTGGTGACCAGGCGTCCGACGCCGTCGGGCGGCGCCCGCTACAGCGCCGAGTGGTACGTGATCGCCGGGCCGGACTCCGGTGTGCCGACCGGGGTCCACTACTACGACCCGGCCCGGCACGACCTGGTGCGGCTGCGCTCGGGCGACTACCTCGCCCAGGTGTCCGCGCGGCCCGCCGCCACGGTGCTCGTGCACACCAACGTGTTCTGGCGGCTGGCCGCGAAGTACGGCGAGATGCACTACCGGCTCGCCTGCCTGGAGGCCGGGATCCAGGTGGCGCAGGCGCTCGCGGTCACGGACGGGCAGGGGGCCACCGCCAGGCTCTGCTTCCCCGACGCCGACCTCACCGAACTGCTGGGCCTCGACCCGCGCGAGGAGGGCGTGCACGCCCTGGTCGAGTTGGTCCCGCCGACGCCTCGTGCCGTCCGCGGCCCCTCGCTCGCGGCCTTCCCGAAGGCCCACGGCGCGCACGCGGCCGTGCTGGAGCAGAGCCGTCCCCGTCCCGAGCCGCTGCCGGCCCCCGCGGGGGACGGCAAGCGGATCAGTCTGCCGCTCGCCACGCCCGACCTGCGGGCCGGGACCCAGACCCGGCACGCCGCCATGCGCGGCTTCAACGGCGACCCGATGTCGCCCGGCGCGCTGGCCGCCGTCCTCACCGCCTACGGGCAGCAGGCGCGTTGGGACCTTCCGGAGAACCTGGTCGAGTTCTACTGCGTCGTCGCGGACGTCACCGGCGTGCCGTCCGGGGCCTACCGCTACCTCCCCGAGGAGCACCAGCTGGAGCTGGTGGCCGAGGGCGATCCCCGGCAGCGGCTGCGCGAGGCGGCCCTGGCCGCGCTCACCCAGCAGGGCGCGCGCACCGGGAACCTCTGGCTGCTGCCGGTCGGCGACGCGGAGGCCGCCGAGGCGAGGTTCGGCGCCCGCTGGTACCGGCTCCAGCAGGCCGCCGCGGGCGCCGCGCTGCACCGCGCCTGCCTGGCCGCCGCCGCGGTCGACGTGGCGAGCCGGATCCACAACGACGTGCTGACCCACCTGCTGGACCAGTGGTTCGGCCTGGAGGGACGCCGGCGCACGCTGCTGATGGCCCAGCTGGGCACCGAACACCCGGCCGGGCCGCGCCCCGAGTTCCGGCTGACGTGGTGA
- a CDS encoding TOMM precursor leader peptide-binding protein: protein MSETVLGDGLLADAIALRPPPLLVVAHDGWRTDDWADAHGRGEPWLPVWTELDRVVVGPVVRPGEPGCAWCLSTWRAAAPRRDRWTADLRKDERIAGRPSLWLSSFAADAVGELLHTGAAADCCWYLGLRDLSLARHTFLPDPLCRVCGSLPRDSAALAAFAPRSRPKPRPGATRVGALSEVELTRRYVDAETGVVAPPNGMRDARFPLAEAVLAEYGYRGEAGWGRGSDYASCRTTSIAEALERLGGQWPWGRRTAVRGSYAELGDDAVDPRSFGLFPPERHPDPDGVHQPFTEDAVVSWVWGWSFGRSRPVLVPESHAYYRTRWQPGAKADKPFTFEISNGCALGGCLEEAILHGILEIVERDAFLLTWYARMPVPELDLTRAPDPRIGLVVERLERTGYRVRVFDTTLTEEIPAFWVLAQDLAGDAARPRVVCTSGSGLAPAAAVLSALGELAPIVEQEIARYPGEAERARRMAADPELVRVMTDHSLCSATPEAFDRFAFLLSGPDRTVGWDRAGRSPWPVHTDLRDDLTEAVDRMLAGGMDVVVVDQTSALHRAAGLHCVKVIAPGALPMTFGHRNRRTTGLPRLREVPYRLGHAPRPLTEADLNPHPHPFP, encoded by the coding sequence GTGAGCGAGACGGTACTCGGCGACGGCCTGCTGGCCGACGCCATCGCACTGCGCCCGCCGCCGCTGCTGGTGGTGGCGCACGACGGGTGGCGCACCGACGACTGGGCCGACGCCCACGGCCGGGGCGAGCCGTGGCTGCCGGTGTGGACCGAGCTCGACCGGGTGGTGGTCGGCCCGGTCGTCCGGCCGGGCGAGCCGGGCTGCGCCTGGTGCCTGTCGACCTGGCGGGCCGCCGCACCGCGCCGTGACCGCTGGACCGCCGACCTGCGCAAGGACGAGCGGATCGCCGGGCGGCCCTCGCTCTGGCTCTCCTCCTTCGCCGCCGACGCCGTGGGCGAACTGCTGCACACCGGCGCGGCCGCCGACTGCTGCTGGTACCTGGGGCTGCGCGACCTCTCGCTGGCCCGGCACACCTTTCTGCCCGACCCGCTGTGCCGGGTCTGCGGCTCGCTGCCGCGCGACAGCGCCGCGCTCGCCGCGTTCGCGCCGCGCTCGCGGCCCAAGCCGAGGCCGGGGGCCACCCGGGTCGGCGCGCTGTCCGAGGTCGAGCTGACGCGTCGTTACGTCGACGCGGAGACCGGCGTGGTCGCCCCGCCCAACGGCATGCGGGACGCCAGGTTCCCGCTGGCCGAGGCGGTCCTGGCGGAGTACGGCTACCGGGGCGAGGCCGGCTGGGGACGCGGCTCCGACTACGCCTCCTGCCGGACCACCTCGATCGCGGAGGCGCTGGAACGCCTCGGCGGCCAGTGGCCCTGGGGGCGGCGGACCGCCGTGCGCGGCAGCTACGCCGAACTCGGGGACGACGCCGTCGACCCGCGGTCCTTCGGCCTGTTCCCGCCCGAGCGCCACCCCGACCCCGACGGCGTCCACCAGCCCTTCACCGAGGACGCGGTGGTCTCCTGGGTCTGGGGGTGGTCGTTCGGCCGGTCCCGCCCGGTGCTGGTGCCGGAGAGCCACGCCTACTACCGGACCCGTTGGCAGCCGGGGGCGAAGGCGGACAAGCCCTTCACCTTCGAGATCTCCAACGGCTGCGCGCTCGGCGGCTGCCTGGAGGAGGCGATCCTGCACGGCATCCTGGAGATCGTCGAAAGGGACGCGTTCCTGCTGACCTGGTACGCCCGGATGCCGGTGCCCGAGCTCGACCTGACCCGCGCGCCGGATCCGCGGATCGGGCTGGTCGTCGAACGCCTGGAGCGCACCGGCTACCGGGTGCGGGTCTTCGACACGACGCTGACCGAGGAGATCCCCGCCTTCTGGGTGCTGGCCCAGGACCTCGCCGGCGACGCGGCGCGGCCCCGGGTCGTCTGCACCAGCGGATCTGGCCTTGCCCCGGCGGCGGCCGTGCTCAGCGCGCTGGGCGAGCTCGCGCCGATCGTCGAGCAGGAGATCGCCCGCTACCCGGGCGAGGCCGAGCGGGCCCGGCGGATGGCGGCCGACCCCGAACTGGTGCGGGTGATGACCGACCACTCGCTGTGCAGCGCCACCCCGGAGGCCTTCGACCGCTTCGCCTTCCTGCTCTCCGGCCCCGACCGCACCGTCGGCTGGGACCGCGCGGGCCGCAGCCCCTGGCCGGTCCACACCGACCTGCGCGACGACCTGACCGAGGCGGTCGACCGGATGCTCGCCGGCGGCATGGACGTGGTGGTCGTCGACCAGACCTCGGCACTGCACCGGGCCGCAGGGCTGCACTGCGTCAAGGTGATCGCGCCAGGGGCGCTGCCGATGACCTTCGGTCACCGTAACCGGCGGACCACCGGCCTGCCCCGGCTGCGGGAGGTGCCGTACCGGCTCGGCCACGCGCCGCGCCCGCTCACCGAGGCCGACCTCAACCCGCACCCCCACCCGTTCCCATGA
- a CDS encoding lantibiotic dehydratase, with protein sequence MSGRHPTVAATFGVRVAGLPATVIERLADKRLRDALLAGARGDAELTARAADLSDRCHTVIGVLGDPAAKPKLVALRRAVHQLRDPARLLADPLVAAALGDELAAELAAFGSGVGRRRAERAELPALLAEAEQAAAAALREIAALPRFDQGLAHASPTLREAVRRRPGRSELTRLAVYVTRAAVKTSPFSTFTASGLGRFVPEGPALRWTATAPARSVVELDLAALAPQAEQLTGAAGIRIRVNPSARVESDAVRFLGPPPREELLSLPLTPALRHCLRAAAASPTLAGLTASLPAPPDRAEGYLRSLLTAGVLLATTGLDEHGPDPLGQLARHAPALAPVGEALRAYADADGAGRIALGPALADRLAPFGVTGRLRDVVTEQSVVPGVVVEAGLPFWQDALDDLALACRTLAVFDHTLPFRLAVAAFVAERFGAGARVPFDRFYAELVRDGGEATRLHPAAVAFAPTGLTEVLAASPVPAVRRLVGLIADVRGALSDRRRLARVLDELPPWIRPAGSVAVYAQGDGDRLVVNAVNSGFGRGRSQLRRLLRAAGEEPLPVEAVRPAGAGYAEFAQTLATSLNQRELVLPDRLDYPPPARLRVGVGADGLPVLLDEEAVLRPVHGGLSFERQLPPVMALLVEAFGENPLLLRPDQPLRHDAAAGRDDGPARVLHAPRLAVGRVVLRRAAWVARPGAVPRRPAGGSDADFLLRLTAWLAEHGVPPRFFASVLPAGIGPAASLARDRARKPLLVDIGSPHLVLAFERLAADPAGAAVLTEVLPEPETALTDQEGLPRVTEYLIELDCLTDCRGDGR encoded by the coding sequence ATGAGCGGCCGCCACCCCACCGTCGCCGCCACCTTCGGAGTCAGGGTCGCGGGCCTGCCGGCCACCGTGATCGAGCGACTGGCCGACAAGCGGCTGCGCGACGCCCTGCTGGCCGGGGCCCGCGGCGACGCCGAACTGACGGCCCGCGCCGCCGACCTGTCCGACCGCTGCCACACGGTGATCGGGGTGCTCGGCGACCCGGCCGCCAAGCCGAAGCTGGTGGCGCTGCGCCGCGCGGTGCACCAACTGCGGGACCCGGCCAGGCTGCTGGCCGATCCGCTGGTCGCCGCCGCCCTCGGCGACGAACTGGCGGCCGAGCTGGCCGCGTTCGGGAGCGGGGTGGGCCGGCGCCGGGCCGAGCGGGCGGAGCTGCCCGCGCTGCTGGCCGAGGCGGAACAGGCCGCGGCCGCGGCACTGCGGGAGATCGCCGCCCTCCCCCGCTTCGACCAGGGCCTCGCCCATGCCAGCCCGACCCTCCGGGAGGCGGTGCGGCGCAGGCCCGGCCGTTCGGAGCTGACCCGGCTCGCCGTCTACGTCACCCGGGCCGCCGTCAAGACCAGCCCGTTCAGCACCTTCACCGCCAGCGGCCTGGGCCGCTTCGTCCCCGAGGGCCCGGCGCTGCGCTGGACCGCGACCGCACCGGCCCGCTCGGTCGTCGAGCTCGACCTCGCCGCCCTCGCGCCGCAGGCCGAGCAGCTGACCGGGGCCGCCGGGATCCGGATCCGGGTCAACCCGAGCGCGCGGGTGGAGTCCGACGCCGTCCGGTTCCTCGGCCCGCCGCCGCGGGAGGAGCTGCTCAGCCTGCCGCTGACGCCGGCGCTGCGGCACTGCCTGCGGGCCGCGGCCGCCTCGCCGACCCTCGCCGGGCTCACCGCGAGCCTGCCCGCGCCGCCGGACCGGGCCGAAGGCTACCTGCGGTCACTGCTGACCGCGGGCGTGCTGCTGGCCACGACCGGCCTCGACGAGCACGGTCCCGACCCGCTCGGACAGCTGGCGCGCCACGCGCCCGCGCTGGCGCCGGTCGGGGAGGCGCTGCGCGCGTACGCGGACGCCGACGGGGCCGGGCGGATCGCGCTCGGTCCCGCGCTGGCGGACCGCCTCGCACCGTTCGGCGTCACCGGCCGGCTGCGGGACGTGGTGACCGAGCAGTCGGTCGTCCCCGGCGTGGTCGTCGAGGCGGGTCTTCCGTTCTGGCAGGACGCCCTGGACGATCTCGCCCTCGCCTGCCGGACACTGGCCGTCTTCGACCACACGCTGCCGTTCAGGCTGGCGGTCGCCGCCTTCGTCGCCGAGCGCTTCGGAGCCGGGGCGCGGGTGCCGTTCGACCGCTTCTACGCCGAACTGGTCCGCGACGGCGGCGAGGCGACGCGGCTGCACCCGGCCGCCGTCGCCTTCGCCCCGACCGGGCTGACCGAGGTCCTGGCCGCGAGCCCGGTCCCCGCGGTGCGCCGACTGGTCGGCCTGATCGCGGACGTCCGCGGCGCGCTGTCCGACCGGCGGCGACTCGCCCGGGTCCTGGACGAGCTCCCTCCCTGGATCCGCCCGGCGGGCTCGGTCGCGGTCTACGCCCAGGGGGACGGCGACCGGCTGGTCGTCAACGCGGTCAACTCCGGTTTCGGCCGCGGCCGGTCCCAGCTGCGCCGGTTGCTGCGCGCCGCGGGCGAGGAGCCGCTCCCGGTCGAGGCGGTGCGTCCGGCCGGCGCCGGGTACGCCGAGTTCGCCCAGACGCTCGCGACCTCGCTGAACCAGCGCGAGCTCGTCCTGCCCGACCGCCTGGACTACCCGCCGCCCGCCCGGCTGCGGGTCGGCGTCGGCGCGGACGGGCTGCCGGTCCTGCTCGACGAGGAGGCGGTCCTCCGCCCGGTCCACGGCGGGCTCTCCTTCGAGCGTCAACTCCCGCCCGTGATGGCGCTGCTGGTGGAGGCCTTCGGCGAGAACCCGCTGCTGCTCCGGCCGGACCAGCCGCTGCGGCACGACGCGGCCGCGGGCCGGGACGACGGCCCCGCCAGGGTCCTGCACGCGCCGCGCCTCGCCGTCGGGCGGGTGGTGCTCCGGCGGGCGGCCTGGGTGGCCCGGCCGGGGGCAGTGCCGCGCCGCCCGGCCGGCGGGTCCGACGCGGACTTCCTGCTGCGGCTCACCGCCTGGCTCGCCGAACACGGCGTCCCGCCCCGGTTCTTCGCCTCGGTCCTGCCCGCGGGAATCGGCCCGGCCGCCTCGCTCGCGCGCGACCGCGCCAGGAAACCGCTGCTCGTGGACATCGGTTCGCCGCACCTGGTACTGGCCTTCGAAAGGCTGGCGGCCGATCCTGCCGGGGCGGCGGTGCTCACCGAGGTCCTGCCGGAGCCCGAGACCGCGCTCACCGACCAGGAGGGCCTGCCCCGCGTGACCGAATACCTGATCGAGCTGGACTGCCTGACGGACTGTCGAGGAGACGGACGATGA